A window from uncultured Anaeromusa sp. encodes these proteins:
- a CDS encoding class I SAM-dependent methyltransferase, with the protein MDALTIIFSLFAVLCAIWIVWKLVSRRKSLPCPSWLYRMVEMENPLAKNSQAKIILSGLGVAEGMTVLDAGCGPGRVTLPLAKAVGAEGKVIAVDLQQGMLDVVQRKAQQEGLAIIEFVQLPLGEGKLAAYQADRAVMAAVLGEITRQAAALQEVYAALKPGGVLAVAETIFDPHYQRKAHVLDLAQAAGFTEVAFTGNCLAYTVYLQKPS; encoded by the coding sequence GTGGACGCCTTGACGATTATTTTTAGCCTTTTTGCGGTGCTGTGCGCCATCTGGATCGTTTGGAAGCTTGTTTCCCGGCGAAAAAGCCTTCCTTGTCCGTCTTGGCTGTACCGCATGGTGGAGATGGAAAATCCTTTAGCGAAAAACAGCCAGGCTAAGATCATTCTCTCTGGCTTGGGTGTAGCCGAAGGTATGACGGTGTTGGATGCCGGCTGCGGCCCGGGGAGGGTTACGCTTCCTTTAGCCAAAGCGGTAGGCGCAGAAGGCAAGGTTATCGCTGTTGATTTGCAGCAGGGTATGCTGGATGTGGTACAGCGCAAAGCCCAACAAGAAGGCCTTGCCATAATTGAATTTGTACAGCTTCCCTTGGGAGAAGGCAAGCTGGCAGCGTATCAGGCGGATCGCGCGGTGATGGCGGCGGTGCTGGGCGAAATCACCCGGCAGGCGGCGGCTTTGCAGGAAGTGTATGCAGCGTTAAAGCCTGGAGGCGTACTGGCTGTTGCTGAAACCATCTTTGATCCCCACTACCAGCGTAAAGCGCATGTGCTGGATTTGGCTCAGGCCGCCGGTTTTACGGAAGTCGCTTTTACGGGGAACTGCCTGGCCTATACGGTATATTTGCAAAAGCCATCGTGA
- a CDS encoding RluA family pseudouridine synthase has protein sequence MKKFTSYQITAEHEGLTLEAYLKQVLQYSGRRLQKLTRQKGVLLNGKAVFLQKKVKAGDSLRVLLADDVSYGVQPEEGCVEILYEDEYVLVLNKPAGLLVHPAGRTMSGTLANYLAYELQRRKELCAIRPLHRLDRDTSGCVIFAKDAHSQFLLEQQMKEKRLQRIYWALVNGAVLPTEGTIDAPLGAHPSRPNRRAVREDGEKAVTQYRTLERHAAASLLELTLETGRTHQIRLHASHLGHPLIGDGMYGRRASWMPRQALHAACVRFEHLKELREVTVQAPLPEDFEAALAHCRQVRREAEEVTPWTP, from the coding sequence GTGAAAAAATTTACTTCTTATCAAATAACTGCAGAACATGAAGGGCTGACGCTGGAGGCCTATTTGAAACAAGTTTTGCAGTATTCCGGGCGGCGGCTCCAAAAGCTGACAAGGCAAAAGGGAGTTTTGTTGAACGGCAAGGCTGTATTTCTGCAGAAAAAAGTAAAGGCTGGCGATAGTCTGCGCGTGTTGCTGGCGGACGATGTTTCCTACGGCGTACAGCCGGAAGAAGGCTGCGTGGAGATTCTTTATGAAGATGAGTATGTGCTTGTGCTGAATAAGCCTGCAGGGTTGCTGGTGCATCCGGCGGGGCGGACGATGAGCGGCACCTTGGCGAATTATCTGGCGTATGAATTGCAGCGGCGCAAGGAACTCTGCGCCATTCGCCCCTTGCACCGTCTTGATCGGGACACTTCCGGCTGCGTCATCTTTGCCAAAGATGCGCACAGCCAGTTCTTGCTGGAGCAGCAAATGAAGGAGAAACGGCTGCAACGAATCTACTGGGCCCTGGTAAACGGTGCGGTATTGCCGACGGAGGGAACGATTGATGCGCCGCTCGGCGCGCATCCCAGTCGTCCGAACCGGCGGGCGGTGCGCGAGGACGGCGAGAAGGCGGTTACGCAGTATCGCACGCTGGAACGCCATGCGGCGGCCTCGCTGTTGGAACTGACGCTGGAAACCGGTCGCACGCACCAGATTCGCCTGCATGCCTCGCACCTGGGCCATCCCCTTATTGGCGACGGTATGTATGGAAGGCGAGCGTCTTGGATGCCCCGGCAGGCGCTGCATGCGGCCTGTGTGCGTTTTGAGCATCTTAAGGAGCTTCGTGAAGTTACCGTGCAGGCGCCGTTGCCGGAAGATTTTGAGGCAGCCCTGGCGCATTGCCGCCAGGTGCGGCGCGAAGCGGAGGAGGTAACGCCGTGGACGCCTTGA
- a CDS encoding polysaccharide deacetylase family protein: MRKCIVVLLLLLLLLLTASSAWANGNAVQERAYFPPVLMYHDIKVKPINGFDVSVEDFQAQLAWLAQEGYRSLSMDEFLQYVDAKRPFPEKTVLITFDDGYEGVYQYAAPALAKHKMKATFFIFKKGLNSALTGYPYLTDNQLRELAANPLFSIQSHTMTHADLSAISKQELQYELKASKQFIESVTNKPCHTIAFPFGHYNGEVLQTVKEAGYDVAFSVSDLGLLGQEAKYSIPRIYMGVALGKNKQELFKKYLHTYKSMPPEAFKEQFGDLPQ, from the coding sequence TTGCGTAAATGTATAGTTGTGTTGTTGTTGCTGTTGTTGCTGTTGTTGACGGCGTCAAGCGCTTGGGCTAATGGGAACGCGGTTCAAGAAAGAGCCTATTTTCCACCGGTACTTATGTATCATGATATTAAAGTGAAGCCCATTAATGGCTTTGACGTTTCAGTGGAGGATTTTCAGGCGCAGTTGGCTTGGTTGGCGCAAGAAGGCTATCGGAGTTTAAGCATGGATGAATTTTTGCAGTATGTTGACGCGAAGCGTCCGTTTCCTGAAAAAACGGTGCTGATCACCTTTGATGACGGCTATGAAGGCGTTTATCAGTATGCGGCGCCAGCTCTGGCGAAGCATAAGATGAAAGCGACGTTCTTTATTTTTAAAAAAGGCCTTAATTCCGCGTTAACAGGCTACCCGTATCTAACGGACAACCAACTGCGGGAACTGGCCGCTAATCCGCTTTTCTCCATCCAGTCGCACACGATGACCCACGCCGATCTCAGTGCGATCTCCAAACAAGAGCTGCAGTACGAGCTGAAGGCTTCGAAGCAATTTATCGAAAGCGTTACCAATAAGCCTTGCCATACCATTGCTTTTCCCTTTGGCCATTATAACGGCGAGGTGCTGCAAACAGTCAAAGAAGCAGGGTATGACGTTGCTTTTTCCGTGTCCGACCTGGGCCTGCTTGGACAAGAAGCCAAGTACAGCATTCCGCGCATCTACATGGGCGTAGCCTTGGGGAAGAACAAGCAGGAATTATTTAAGAAGTATTTGCATACCTACAAAAGCATGCCGCCTGAGGCGTTTAAAGAACAATTTGGAGACTTGCCGCAGTGA
- a CDS encoding MFS transporter: MSNTSAAPETRKPAKSLWAGSLAHFIHDGCSDMLYLFFPLWQAQFALSFAEIGILKTLFSGTMASLQVPASSLAPRLGAEKLLAWGTLLLGAAMLFLGNVDTIYFVGFLLVLGGLGSSTQHPMSSALISDAYEQIDLRRKALSTFNVAGDLGKLALPATGAFIVSQSNWMSAAQAAGVATLCIAGWLFFYFPHQKPSLSKISSAPSEQPTAAIGGWLNYKPFWSLSSIGVIDSATRMGFLTFFPFLLQQKGGSIADTGIALSLIFAGGACGKLACGRLALRIGVLRSVILTEIVTALCIVSTLFLPLLPTLLLAPLLGVALNGTSSVLYGSVPELVPPTHRQKAFAIFYTMTIGSGAISPFLYGLAGDVIGLSHVVLLLACIVLATLPLTLPLRNRLASA; encoded by the coding sequence ATGTCCAATACCTCTGCCGCACCAGAAACTAGGAAACCGGCTAAATCTTTATGGGCCGGCAGCTTGGCTCATTTTATTCATGACGGCTGCTCTGATATGCTTTATCTGTTTTTCCCTTTATGGCAGGCGCAGTTTGCGCTAAGCTTTGCCGAAATCGGCATCTTAAAAACGCTTTTTTCCGGCACTATGGCTAGCCTGCAGGTTCCCGCCTCTTCGCTGGCCCCTCGCTTGGGGGCCGAAAAATTATTAGCCTGGGGCACGCTGCTTTTAGGCGCAGCCATGCTGTTTCTAGGAAATGTTGATACTATTTATTTTGTAGGCTTCCTATTAGTCCTTGGCGGCCTTGGTTCCAGCACGCAGCACCCTATGTCCTCCGCCTTAATTTCAGACGCCTACGAACAAATCGACCTGCGCCGCAAAGCGCTTAGCACCTTTAATGTGGCAGGAGACTTAGGCAAACTGGCGTTGCCGGCTACAGGCGCCTTTATTGTCAGCCAATCTAACTGGATGAGCGCCGCCCAAGCAGCTGGTGTTGCCACACTTTGTATCGCAGGCTGGCTTTTCTTCTATTTCCCGCACCAAAAGCCCTCTCTCTCTAAAATCTCCTCTGCACCGTCCGAGCAGCCAACCGCCGCCATAGGAGGCTGGCTCAATTACAAGCCGTTTTGGTCTTTATCCTCCATCGGTGTCATCGATAGCGCCACTCGCATGGGCTTCTTAACTTTTTTTCCGTTTTTGCTGCAGCAAAAAGGAGGCAGCATCGCCGACACCGGCATTGCTTTGTCGCTTATTTTCGCCGGCGGCGCGTGCGGCAAGCTGGCTTGCGGCCGCTTGGCCCTACGCATCGGCGTACTCCGCTCCGTCATTTTGACGGAAATCGTTACCGCTCTTTGCATTGTCAGCACGCTGTTTCTGCCCCTTTTGCCTACCCTCCTGCTGGCACCGCTCTTAGGGGTCGCCCTAAATGGAACCTCATCGGTTCTTTACGGCAGCGTACCGGAATTGGTTCCCCCTACGCACCGCCAAAAAGCCTTTGCCATCTTCTATACCATGACCATCGGCTCCGGAGCTATCTCCCCCTTTCTCTACGGTTTGGCCGGCGACGTAATCGGTCTTTCACACGTTGTTCTTCTCTTAGCCTGCATTGTTTTGGCGACGCTGCCACTCACATTGCCCTTGCGCAATCGCTTGGCTAGCGCTTAA